In one Dermatophilaceae bacterium Sec6.4 genomic region, the following are encoded:
- a CDS encoding class I SAM-dependent methyltransferase has translation MTDYDARLLQLYDTDNPDGPDHDFYRSLAERIGARSILDIGCGTGMLAVTLATGGRRVVGLDPSLAMLDYARARPGAAAVTWVHSDAKDLRMSNVDYAVMTGNVAQHLTGDDWPATLHGIRRAIRSGGVLAFESRNPAARAFETWAARPRATRHTDLGPLTEWTEIRDVGTDGSVRLAFHNVFERTGEQVIEDLTLMFRDLPTIEHDLLEAGFNIETVSGAWSGRAFSAADPIMVFQTTAI, from the coding sequence ATGACTGACTACGACGCCAGGTTGTTGCAGTTGTACGACACAGATAATCCGGACGGACCGGACCACGACTTCTACCGGTCGCTCGCTGAGCGGATCGGGGCACGCTCGATTCTCGACATCGGCTGTGGCACCGGGATGCTCGCGGTCACGCTCGCAACCGGCGGTCGAAGGGTCGTCGGCCTCGATCCTTCGTTGGCCATGCTCGATTACGCAAGAGCACGCCCGGGCGCCGCGGCGGTGACATGGGTGCACAGCGACGCCAAAGACCTCCGCATGAGCAATGTCGACTACGCGGTCATGACGGGCAACGTTGCCCAGCACCTGACAGGCGACGACTGGCCGGCCACGCTGCACGGCATCCGCCGGGCTATCCGGTCGGGTGGAGTGCTCGCCTTCGAGAGTCGCAATCCCGCTGCCCGGGCTTTCGAGACCTGGGCTGCGCGACCGCGCGCCACTCGGCACACCGACCTCGGACCTCTGACCGAGTGGACGGAAATTCGGGATGTCGGCACGGACGGCAGCGTCCGGCTCGCCTTCCACAACGTCTTCGAACGGACCGGTGAGCAGGTCATCGAGGACCTGACACTGATGTTCCGCGATCTCCCGACCATCGAGCACGACCTGCTGGAGGCGGGTTTCAATATCGAGACCGTGTCCGG